A stretch of the Candidatus Poribacteria bacterium genome encodes the following:
- a CDS encoding DUF1549 and DUF1553 domain-containing protein, with protein sequence MKRLLRVSVGKQHARTFYSAQFFTYAVVLLFATSFVAQANMTGGGSLDSTTVPYFLKDIAPILDKQGCSAGMCHGKFGGQGGLNLSLLTLNPESDYEPIVHHNRGRRINLLEPDRSLFFLKPTGQVPHEGDMRFEPNSDIALTILRWIEAGAPFSDDEPRLRKLEIEPSTVVLSDIGETARLKVLAYFSDGSVEDVTEKAVYESKDAPVAEVSPTGEVTSVRWGGTAIIARFLGVVDASFVTIPRASEIDAASQAAQFTPNNFIDEFVLAKLKKLNIRPSALTTDEVFVRRVYLDTIGRLPRSDEIKAFLADTRSDKRSKLIDALLETPEWVDLRTLKLADMLRIHPRRLGNGAFGERGATLFHEWVRGAVAQNRPYDEVVRELITARGSTYQHGPTNYYRIERQPAGRAETTAQVFLGIRLSCARCHKHPFDQWTTDDYWNFAAFTGKVGIRGGELYNEQVVYYNPTGRVINQSVQGNRGEVAQPTFLGGESLSSDYQGDVLQVLADWMTSSTNPYFAKATVNRLWSQYFGRGIVDPVDDMRATTPASVEGLLEALADDFVKSGFDTKHIIKRILNSRTYQLSAAPNETNELDDRFFSRFYPRPMVAQVLLDVLNDVTGTQEKYGRYPLGTRAVALPLPVSSRFLSLYGRSDREFLGDLDPKLEPTLTQALHMINSNYVNKKLRSSSGALTRLIKAKPDNRELITELYLSTLSRFPTDTEVETAEAYITGSPKYRTGCEDLLWALISSRSFLFIH encoded by the coding sequence ATGAAACGCCTATTGAGAGTATCAGTTGGAAAACAGCACGCTCGCACCTTCTACAGTGCGCAATTTTTTACGTATGCTGTTGTGTTGCTGTTTGCCACTTCATTTGTGGCACAGGCGAACATGACAGGGGGCGGGAGCCTTGATTCCACAACTGTACCCTACTTCCTCAAGGACATCGCGCCTATCCTTGATAAACAAGGATGTTCCGCCGGTATGTGCCACGGAAAATTTGGCGGACAGGGCGGTTTGAATCTGTCTTTGTTGACCTTGAATCCAGAATCGGACTATGAACCGATTGTACACCACAATCGCGGCAGACGTATCAATCTACTTGAACCGGATCGGAGTCTCTTTTTTCTTAAACCTACTGGGCAGGTCCCGCATGAAGGCGATATGCGATTTGAACCGAATTCGGATATCGCATTAACAATTCTGCGATGGATTGAAGCAGGCGCGCCCTTTTCGGATGACGAACCCCGCTTGAGAAAACTGGAAATTGAACCGAGTACTGTTGTCTTATCCGATATTGGAGAGACCGCACGACTCAAGGTCCTCGCCTATTTTTCTGATGGTTCTGTTGAGGATGTGACCGAAAAAGCCGTTTATGAATCTAAGGACGCACCGGTTGCTGAAGTGTCCCCCACTGGTGAGGTGACAAGCGTCCGCTGGGGCGGAACGGCGATTATCGCTCGTTTTTTGGGTGTTGTTGATGCCTCGTTTGTGACAATCCCGCGGGCTTCTGAGATAGACGCGGCTTCGCAAGCAGCCCAATTCACGCCTAATAACTTCATTGATGAATTTGTCCTTGCGAAGCTCAAGAAGCTCAATATCCGTCCCTCCGCGCTAACGACTGATGAGGTCTTTGTTCGTAGGGTCTATCTTGACACAATCGGTAGATTGCCAAGGTCTGATGAGATAAAAGCGTTTCTCGCCGATACCCGTTCTGATAAACGCTCGAAACTTATTGATGCCCTTCTTGAAACGCCTGAATGGGTAGACCTGCGCACGTTAAAATTAGCGGATATGTTGCGGATCCATCCGCGTAGATTGGGAAATGGTGCGTTTGGTGAACGTGGAGCGACCCTCTTTCACGAATGGGTGCGCGGGGCTGTCGCACAAAACAGACCGTATGACGAAGTTGTGCGCGAACTCATCACTGCCCGTGGTAGTACGTATCAACACGGTCCTACAAACTACTACCGCATTGAGCGTCAACCCGCAGGTAGAGCAGAGACAACGGCGCAAGTATTTCTGGGTATCCGGTTGAGTTGTGCGAGATGTCATAAGCATCCATTTGACCAATGGACGACTGATGACTATTGGAATTTCGCTGCCTTTACTGGAAAGGTCGGAATTCGCGGCGGTGAGCTTTACAACGAGCAAGTTGTCTACTATAACCCCACAGGACGCGTTATAAATCAATCTGTTCAGGGCAATCGCGGTGAAGTTGCACAACCGACGTTTCTTGGTGGTGAATCACTTTCTTCAGATTATCAAGGGGATGTCCTGCAAGTCCTGGCAGATTGGATGACCTCCTCGACGAATCCGTACTTCGCCAAAGCAACCGTCAATCGTCTCTGGAGTCAATATTTTGGCAGAGGTATTGTTGATCCGGTTGACGATATGCGAGCGACAACGCCCGCAAGCGTTGAAGGACTTCTCGAAGCGTTGGCGGATGATTTTGTAAAAAGTGGATTTGATACGAAACACATTATCAAGCGAATTCTCAACTCGCGAACCTATCAACTCTCCGCGGCGCCAAATGAGACGAATGAATTAGATGATCGGTTTTTCTCCCGTTTCTATCCACGTCCAATGGTCGCGCAGGTGTTATTGGATGTCTTAAATGATGTTACTGGAACCCAAGAAAAATATGGGCGTTATCCGCTTGGCACGCGTGCTGTGGCACTGCCGCTACCGGTGAGTTCACGTTTCTTGTCGCTTTACGGTCGTTCTGATCGTGAGTTCCTTGGTGATTTGGATCCGAAACTTGAACCGACGCTTACCCAAGCACTCCACATGATTAACTCCAATTACGTCAATAAGAAATTGAGAAGTTCCAGTGGTGCGCTCACGCGTCTGATAAAAGCGAAACCTGATAATCGGGAACTCATTACTGAGTTATATCTCAGCACATTAAGCCGGTTTCCAACGGATACGGAGGTGGAGACTGCTGAGGCGTACATCACAGGAAGCCCGAAGTATCGCACAGGATGCGAAGATCTCCTATGGGCACTCATCTCGTCGCGGTCATTTCTCTTTATCCACTAA